The window GCCTTTCACATTGTGATGATGAACCTGACGCTGCAGGACAGTGGGAATTACTGCTGCTATGCTGTGGAGGCCAGGCGGGAGCATGGCAAACCCCACACCCTGCAGGTCGCTCATggctttgtggagctgcagatCCAGCAAGGTGAGGAGGGCAAGGGGAGCCCCTGACAGCCCTGCATCCATGCTGGGGTGTGTCAGGGCAAGGAGGCAGATAAGGGCTGGTAGGGGATGCTGGGGTGCAACATCAGGGCTGGGGAGGCAGGGCAGCGGATGCTGAAAGCCAAAGCCATGTTGCAAGAGTCAAGGAACAGCAGATGTTGAAGGTTTGAACTAGGGCCAGAGAGCACTGGaacatcagaaggaaaaaaaaataaagaaaaaataaatcaagaggCTGGAACGCAATAAAATCCATGCTACATAGTTTCACTGATCTTCTTCAACCTCTTtctggaagagaggaaaataaacctcaacataaaaggagCTGGCTGGTCATCCAAGCCTGAGTAAGGGCTGCAAGCATTGCTTGGGATGCAGGGCTTGGGGATAACCTCAGGGCAGCAGCCCAGTGGGGAGAGCTGCCCAGGATGTGTGAGATGGAGGGgacagcatctcctgcccttGGTTTGCAGTGTTAGGAGAGAGAGTTTTTcttttagacaaaaaaaaaccaccccagaGCCTGCATGGCCAGGGCCAGGCCCTGCTGCCATGAGGGAAATGGGGTCTTGCAGCAGGAACCTTGGTGTAAGCTTCCCAGGATTGAACTCTTGCTTTTGGGATGTTCTGGGCTGATTTTCTCAATACTGATGAGGAAAGGCAAGCACAGCTATCAGGAGCAATGTGGGACCTGAGCAAATCATTTGAGATTTAATACACTTTTCTCCTCCACAGGCAGAGGAGGGCTTCAAAACTGCACGTTTCATACTGCCACCAGCAAaggtaaagggaaaaaaacacctctCCAATGCGTTGCTCACCCATGTATTTCCCTAGGGATGCCTGCTGGCTGTAAACACATCAGTGTCCAGATGCAACCTCACAGTCTGGTGTGGGAGAGTAATTTCTGAGGGTGTCCCCATGGGTGCCTTTGACAGACACATCCTGAGGCTGAGGAGAGCCTCTTTTGGCCCGTCACCTGAACATGACTGCCATGAAGCCTGTGGGGATCATTCACCCTAGAGTGATCATCTGATAAATCACCTGAGCCCTGCAAAACATGGCTGGGGATTTAGTGGCTGCTGCCATGAGCAGATGGGCAGGGACAGAACAGTAAAGAGTTGCAGGAACCTCTTGCAACTCCCTGCCATCATCACAAGCCCATGCCCCCTCACGCTAAGCAGAGATGTTCCAGCAGGTTCGAGTGCACAGACAATGACTAAATGCTGAAGGTGCCTAGGCAGGTGATGCCTCAGAGGGTTGCTCTGTCTATCTGCCCCTGTTTGCTGGAGTAATGAATGGGCAGATGTTGCTAAAATTGGTTTGCAGCATGGTTAAGGCCAACCCAGCCATGGGAAACTGCCCCCTGCTCCCCATGGGTAGCAGTTTCTGCCTCAGTCCCTCAGCACTGGGACACCCTATCCTgccaggcaaaaagaaaaggggaaacatCTCCCCCCACTCCAAACCACACACATGGAGCAGGAAGTTGCTTCCACACATGGATGTacaagagaaggacttgagttGAATTTGCTCTTGATTTAGGCAGCCCTTGACCCTGCCATCCCACTTGGACCTAGCTGGCCACAGACATGCCTGCAAGGCCACCAGTCTTTCTGGGGAGCCTCTATGTTTGTTAGCAGAGGCCTTGGGTAGCCCTTTGATACCTGAGTACTTTGAGGCAGCCTGATTTTGACGAGCTGGCCATGGGTTGAAGTCAGCACTCTTTGAAATTGCTGGGAGCCTTTCTGCTGACTTCAAAGGGCTTTATCAGGGCTCCTGCTTCTCTCCTCATACCtagaagaacaaagaaagacCTTGGGATGTCCTCCAGCAATGGAGGATTTTGGTAAAGGTCCAAAACTGACACCTCAGGGCTTATCTCTGGAACCAGCACCGCATCCCAGCATGAATCCTGGCTGGGAATGGACCACCCATGTGTGTGAAACCTCATAGCACCAGGCATAGGGCAACACCAGTCCTGCCCCATGCTTCCGGTATGGCTTGAAGAAACCAAGGCAGTGTAAGGTGAGTCCTCTCCATCCCCCACTCCAGCTCTACCTTCTTGCATTGCAGATATCACAGCTGCTGCACTGGCAACGGGCGCCTGCATCGTGGGCATCCTCTGCCTGCCCCTCATCTTGCTCCTGATTTACAAGCAGAGACAAGCTGTCAGCAGCAGACGTACGTACTCTCCCCCTGCCATCTCATCTCCTGGGCTGCGTTGGCACTGCCTTTATGGGATGGGATATGTCCCACTGGGATCAGCTGGTTCAGCTGCCCATGAGCACAGTGTAAGGTGTCCCAAAGAGAGGTCCCTGCCAGATGCCTCCTGCAAAGCTGTTCTTGGAAGGGCCAGCCatgcctgcaggctgctggtGAGGAGTGTGGGATAGGAGGGGTAACTGTGATGCCTGCAAGGCACCCAGGGAGACTGCAAAGATGCTGCCAGGACCCCTCTCTACTGAGCCATTTCCTTTCCATCCCCTGCAAGAGCTGGCTCATTTACTCACCATACACCTGAAACAGAAGCTTTGCCTTCTAAGCAATTGAAAAAGCATTATTcatgctttttctctcctccttatTAAAAAGATCCCTTATATGTCTAAGGCAATAGGACTGCAGCAAGCCAGCTCCCCCCACACTGCCTCAGCCCTAGAAAACCAGACAGTTCCAAgatgctgccagctcctgcccgTGCTTGGCTCCCAGTGATTTCAGTAATTAAGCAGAAACGGGCACCACCTTAACCAGCAGAGCCATTTCATCAGGCCTTGGGCAAGCCAGGGGCCCTGTGGTTTCTCTCACCAAACTCAGTGGGCGGCTGCATAGCATTGAGCAAACCCTTTGGAGAAGTGGgttttgcagcagcagtgggtgtGATGCCGGCACGAGAATGGGAACTGTGCTTTCGCCATCCATCTCGGGCTGAAAAAACTGGCTGTATGCCTTCATGCACCCATTTTGCTGTGGCTGGGATGCAGCTTCCATCCTATGCTGGATACTATTTAATCCAAGAATGACAGCAAATTCCCAGGGAAATTTGcttttgggtgtcttggactGGGTTAGCTGCAGGTTACTTTTACCAGGTGCTTTCCATCAGCACAGTTTGGGCCAAATCTTGTGCATCTCAGCTCAGAATGCTTTCCATGCAGACATCTAGGACACTTGAGTAACACAGCCTGTAGGatctgctgtggctgtgcaaAAGGGGCAAGGGGATCAGTAacagggtgctgctggggcaaCCAAATGCTGGGGTGGCATTTTGCAGAGCCCTAGGAGAGTGTCaccagcaggtggtgagtgcATCCGGGCACAAGCAGGACCAGGCTGCAGCAAAGATGCTGCACTGCGCTCACCTCTCCTGTGCATTGGCATAActgcctccttccccttccttcacAGGCTGTGGTTTCAGTCCAGGAGGAGGCCAGGTTGGGGAGTAAACAAGGTGGGAGATTGCAGAAGGAGATTTGGGAGCAAAGAAGGGGCTGATgctaaagaagggggaaagggtGTGAAGAatgcagagaaagaggaggaactGGGTATGGATGGGAACACCAGAAAGTGCTGCCAGTGGGTCTGGGTTTGCTACTGGGGTCCATGCTGCCAGCACTCACACCAACTGTTTTGTCTTTGGCAGGTGCACATGAACTTGTCAGGATGGAGAGGTGAGGAAACCCATGTGCTTCCAGCTCCCCTCAACCTCCTTGCACACCTCTCTGTCTGCATCCTAGACCTTGCAAGGGTTTTGTCCTGTCCTTGAAGCTGGCATGTATCCTCAGCCCACTAGGACAAAGGGGATGCTGGTGGCACTTATACCTGGAATCCTGTCCTTTTCCAGGCAGTcactcttcctcttcccttcctttgaATGGGAAGTGCctcctttctttttgcctgtgCAAGGGCACACGTCTTCCCATGCTCCAGAACTTGAAACCAGAGTGCCTTTCAGCTAAGCTTCCCCTTCTGCAGCGGGCTTCCTGCTTGCTCTCACCTGAGGTGCCACTGCCTcaacctgctccctgccctgcctgttGTTCCAGGCACTCAGCTTTATCCCCTGGGATAAAAAAGGCTcctgaaataaagacaaatcCTCATCTCTCACACtctgtcctctcctctcctccagcaaTGCTCAGGGCATTGAGAACCCTGTCTTTGAGGCAGTCCCCTCAGCCAGCATGGAGCCACGGCCCCGACCCCAGCTCTCCTACATGGCCAGCTGGCAGCCCTCCGAGTCCGGCCGGCACCTGCTGTCCGAGCCCAGCACCCCCCTGTCCCCCCCCGGCCCTGGGGACTGCTTCTTCCCAACGCTGGGTGAGTGACAGGCAATCCTGAGCCCCCATGGAGGCCATGGCAGGAGGGGTGGGAAGAAAAGGGGCAGCCAGGGGGATGAattggaagggggggggggaaatgttAAATACTGACTGCAAACTTTGCCTTATATGGGACATCACGTCCCAGGAATTTGAAGATGGGAAGGACTCAAAGTCTGTTTTCCACACAAAAGCAGAGTTTCGCTGCTTGCCAAAACAGATCCCCACGGCTCTCAGCTGGACTGATACCCCTGGTCTGTCCTTTTCCAGATCCTGTTCCTGACTCACCAAATTCCTTGAAAGAGTAAAGACCCCGGAGGAAACCACATTCCCCAGTTGCAGCTGGGAGAGGCTGGGCAGCCACTGTGCCATGCGCCCAGCCGGGACCCTGCGGAGGGCAGCATGGCCACGGGCAGCAAATCCTTACACAATGAAGCTGGGAACAGGAGCCCAGACCTCACCTcctgtcctggctctgccctggggctggaagTGAACTTCTCTTGACCGGATTTCAGTTTTTAACTACTTCTATGGAGAAGAGCGTGGCTTTGTACTGCTCACGTTTTATAGGCTAGCTGGAAACTGGGggtgtggggaaggaaggatgaCCTGCACCCGCAACCCTCCCCAAGGACTTAACTTATTGCCAGAGGTTTAAGCTCTGCAATATCAACCTGATTCTGCATCTCTGAACATCCTCTCTGGGAGCGGATGGTAAAGTACTTTATCCACCATGAGACAAAACAAGGTCACTGGCCAACCTTGTACtacctttttctttgcaaaacaggAAGGGGAGAGGCTCTCTGCTGCTGATGGAGCCCTCCTTCCCTACCAGCCTTTTGAGATGGTTACGGACATGCAAAGCTGCAGCCTTTCCAGCTGGACACATGTTGGGAGAAGCCTTATTTCTGCTGCAATTTTATCCTCAGCTTGGGATCAGGGgaatttatctttctttcatTATCAGTGctgattaaaagagaaaagaaaaggatgtttatgggtttgtttggttttggttttttttaaatgcttgtaaATTAGAAAGTTTATCTGCAGGGTGTAGGAGGATGTTCCCGTGACATGGCCGAGAGCCCTTGCAGAGAGGCAGAGGCacaggagcaggcagtgggTGCTGGGAAACGCTCTGTCTGGCTTCCCCTCATCCTCCTGGGGCCAGCATGGCCAAAGCACACATCCCTGGAGCCATTGCTTTCAGCCCTGCTGAAGGACCCTGCAATGCCCCATGCGATGCAGGTGCACTCCCAGCATCCTCTGCCTGAACATAGCACCCTGGCATCGCCTATCCAGAAGAATCCGTGGGTCATGCTCCAGCATGACTCAGCCTCTGGCGAGGACATAAAACCTTGTGGTAGACACTGTTATTCAGAGGGTGTGttcctgtgtttgttttgttttctgttgcttctgtttctgttgtaaAGTGGGGGGAAAATTTCCACTAGACAAACATAAACATTAGTTGTATGGAAACAGTGTCAGACCTGAGCAATAGCCATACCATACAGCATGGCCAGGCAGAGCATCCCAGGCAGCACACTGGATTTTCGTACTAcacagctgcaggaagcagcacttGCCTCTGCAGGGGGAGGGGACACCCCGGCCTGCTGCAGGATTTGATTAATCCCGTGCTGGTTACAGCAAGAGGAACTTCAAGATGGTCTGGCCGCAGGCAGAGGGATAAAGAAGCCAGCACCAACACCCCCCCTGCAGACGTAACTTCCTGAGCACAGGACTTGTGCTTTACTGCcagccacagctcagcccctttcctGGCTTTGATGGGGAAGCTTGCCCAGTGCCTCTGGTGCTTCCCTCTCCctgtcccagcagctgcagctggaaaggCACACAGGGGATCTGCCTGCCCGTGGGCCCTAACTGCTTTGAAACCCTCTCCAAGACATAGAATCATCACAAAACCATAGAACCATTCAGGTTGCAAagcacctttaagatcatcaattcCAAATATTAACCTAGCATTGCCAACcccaccactaagccatgtccctGAGCATCACATCGACACATCTTTTATATACCTGCtgggacagtgattccaccactgccctgagcagcctgttccgatgcttgacaaccctttcagttAAGACATTTTTCCaaatattcaatctaaacctatcctggcacagcttgaggctgttacctcttatCCTATTGCTTGTCACTTGGGAGAAGACACTGATCCCCACCCCACTCCAACCTCCtctcaggcagttgtagagagtgataagatCCCTGCCcgagcctccttttctccagactaaacaccccagTTCCCCCAGCTGCTCCCCAGAAGacctgtgctccagacccttcaccagctttgttgccatTTTCTGGACCCACTTCAGCACCTCAGTGTCCTTCTTGTAGAgaagggcccagaactgaacacaggattcaaaaTATggctcaccagtgctgagcacaggAGGACAATCACTTCCCTAGTCCATTTGCTAATGAATGCACTGTTTGATGACAATAAAAAGCTTTGCTGGTTTCTCTCTGTGTTGCAGGGATCTTGCTTTTGGtatgttctgtgctgcaggcagctgtggtGGGCAGGCAGAGGTGAGATGAGCAGCCACGTTCTCTGACAAGAGGCACTGATGCAGCAGATTGGGACACTAAGTGGCATCAGGGACCGTTTCCTGCCTGGTCAGCTTGTCAGAAGGAAAACTAGACTTTTATGGGAGAGAGGCGATGGCCCTGCAGGCATTCAGCAGGAGCCTTGGCACACTGGGTCCTGGCACTCCACCT of the Melopsittacus undulatus isolate bMelUnd1 chromosome 4, bMelUnd1.mat.Z, whole genome shotgun sequence genome contains:
- the VSIR gene encoding V-type immunoglobulin domain-containing suppressor of T-cell activation, which gives rise to MEPAAPKLGLLLAALCLLASHGGPEAFLITTPYSLCICPEGQNVTLTCRISGPLADRHDLLYKTWYFSSNGDQSCSEKKHIRNVTEKELHHDLGRHHEPGNGTQKSPVGGQASHHGVEFVPDHHGAFHIVMMNLTLQDSGNYCCYAVEARREHGKPHTLQVAHGFVELQIQQGRGGLQNCTFHTATSKDITAAALATGACIVGILCLPLILLLIYKQRQAVSSRRAHELVRMESNAQGIENPVFEAVPSASMEPRPRPQLSYMASWQPSESGRHLLSEPSTPLSPPGPGDCFFPTLDPVPDSPNSLKE